Proteins co-encoded in one Sporosarcina sp. FSL K6-1522 genomic window:
- a CDS encoding peptide chain release factor 3, producing MDKSINEEIASRRTFAIISHPDAGKTTITEKLLYFGGAIRDAGTVKGKKTGKYATSDWMEIEKQRGISVTSSVMQFDYDGKRINILDTPGHEDFSEDTYRTLMAVDAAVMMVDSAKGIEPQTIKLFKVCRMRGIPIFTFINKMDRQGKEPLELMEELEEVLGIESYAMNWPIGMGKEFLGIYDRFNNRIEQVRVDDDKRFLALDAEGDLAEEHPMKETSYYKQALEDVLLLNEAGNDFDEARVAKGELTPVFFGSALTNFGVQTFLETFLQFSPPPQSRMTKAETEVDPQSGEFSGFIFKIQANMNPMHRDRIAFVRIVSGAFERGMTVTVPRISKTFKLTQTTQFLADDRETVNEAVAGDIIGLHDTGNYQIGDTVIGGKSNFEFDALPQFTPELFVRVTAKNVMKSKHFHKGILQLVQEGAIQYYRTLHTEEVLLGAVGQLQFEVFEHRMKNEYNVEVRMEHVGSKVARWIENESDVKESMAGQRAMLVKDRHDNLVFLFENDFAMRWFHDKYPDIELYSLL from the coding sequence ATGGATAAATCGATAAATGAAGAAATTGCATCCCGCCGCACATTTGCGATCATCTCTCACCCGGATGCTGGGAAAACGACAATCACGGAAAAGCTGCTGTATTTTGGTGGCGCGATTCGCGATGCAGGTACCGTAAAAGGAAAGAAAACAGGGAAGTATGCAACATCTGACTGGATGGAAATTGAAAAACAACGTGGAATTTCGGTAACATCATCCGTGATGCAGTTCGACTATGACGGCAAGCGCATCAATATTTTGGATACACCTGGACACGAAGACTTCAGTGAAGATACGTATCGTACGCTAATGGCTGTCGATGCGGCCGTGATGATGGTTGACTCGGCAAAAGGGATTGAACCGCAGACCATTAAATTATTCAAAGTTTGTCGTATGCGTGGGATTCCGATCTTTACGTTCATCAACAAAATGGACCGTCAAGGAAAGGAACCACTTGAACTAATGGAAGAATTGGAAGAAGTACTCGGCATAGAATCTTATGCGATGAACTGGCCAATTGGGATGGGGAAAGAGTTCCTTGGGATTTACGACCGTTTCAACAATCGCATTGAGCAAGTGCGCGTTGATGATGACAAACGTTTCTTGGCGTTAGATGCAGAGGGCGACCTTGCAGAAGAGCATCCGATGAAGGAAACATCTTACTATAAACAAGCGCTCGAAGACGTTTTATTGTTGAATGAAGCGGGCAATGATTTTGATGAAGCGCGTGTTGCGAAAGGCGAGCTAACGCCTGTATTTTTCGGAAGTGCTTTAACAAATTTCGGTGTGCAAACGTTCTTAGAAACCTTTTTACAATTTTCGCCGCCACCACAATCGCGTATGACAAAGGCTGAAACAGAAGTGGATCCTCAGTCAGGCGAATTTTCAGGCTTCATCTTTAAAATTCAGGCGAATATGAACCCGATGCACCGAGATCGAATTGCATTTGTGCGTATTGTATCAGGCGCTTTTGAACGTGGTATGACGGTTACAGTTCCACGTATTTCAAAAACGTTCAAATTGACGCAAACGACACAGTTTCTTGCGGATGATCGTGAAACGGTCAATGAAGCTGTTGCAGGGGATATTATTGGTTTGCACGATACAGGAAACTATCAAATTGGTGATACAGTTATCGGTGGAAAATCCAATTTTGAATTTGATGCGTTGCCGCAGTTTACACCGGAGCTTTTTGTTCGTGTAACGGCGAAAAACGTTATGAAATCAAAGCATTTCCATAAAGGGATTTTGCAGTTAGTGCAAGAAGGTGCCATCCAATATTATCGAACACTTCATACAGAAGAAGTGCTGCTCGGTGCAGTCGGTCAGTTGCAATTTGAAGTATTCGAGCATCGTATGAAAAATGAGTACAATGTGGAAGTCCGCATGGAGCATGTGGGCTCGAAAGTCGCACGTTGGATTGAAAATGAAAGCGACGTTAAAGAATCGATGGCTGGACAACGTGCAATGCTCGTAAAAGATCGTCATGATAATTTGGTCTTCCTATTTGAAAACGACTTTGCGATGCGTTGGTTCCACGATAAATACCCGGATATAGAATTGTATAGCTTACTATGA